CGCATCGGGGAGTTCCTCCGGCGCAAGACCCTGATGTTCAATGGGTACGCGGACCAGGTCGCCTCGCTCTACGCGGGGATGGACCTGCGGAAGCACTACTAGCCCGTGTCCCGGCGCGCCCGGATCACGCTGAAGGCCTTCGTCTGGGCCGCCTGCCTTACCCCCCTGATCCTCCTCATCTCGAGGGCGCTGGCGGGGGCCCTCGGGGCCAACCCCATCGAGACCCTCACCCGCACGCTCGGGGACTGGACCCTCCGCTTCCTCCTCGCCTCCCTCGCCATGACCCCCCTGCGGCTCCTCTTCGGGGTCGCCTGGCCGGTGGCCCTGCGCCGCCTGCTCGGGC
The nucleotide sequence above comes from Candidatus Methylomirabilis sp.. Encoded proteins:
- a CDS encoding protein-methionine-sulfoxide reductase heme-binding subunit MsrQ; this encodes MSRRARITLKAFVWAACLTPLILLISRALAGALGANPIETLTRTLGDWTLRFLLASLAMTPLRLLFGVAWPVALRRLLGLFAFFYACLHFSVWIVLDHFFAWEEMLADVLKRPYITVGVLALTVLTPLAATSTARMVKRLGARRWRGLHR